The Halococcus salifodinae DSM 8989 DNA window TCTACCCGTTTCGTGTGATTCGGTTCCGACTCGATCAGGCACGATGGCGAGTGACCTCGGGTGCGATCCGTCCCACGATCGTGACAAGTACTCGTGTGGTTCCGAAGCTATTAAGTTATGAACGACTCTTTCATCCAACGTTCACCATGACAACGAATCGCAGAACGTTGCTGAAACACATCGGCGGAACGAGCGCCTTGCTGGCGGTTGTGGGCTGTATCAGCGCCCAGAAACAAGGATCTAGCGACGGGTCCGGGAGCGGCGACGGGCAGAGCGGCAGTAATGGATCGTCAGCAGGCGATACCAACGGCTCCGGTAGCGGGACGGCGGGCAATGAAAGCGGGTCAGCTGGATCGGCGGGGTCGGCGAAAGCGTGGTACTCGCTGCCGGAACCCGAAATCCCCGCCCGAAAGAGCGCGATTAAGGCATTCAATTCCCAGTCGAAGAACAGTCTCAAAGGAGCTGATATCTCCGATATGGAAAAAAAGACCACGAGTGCGATCCCGGCAGGACAGGGCGCGCAAACGTTCGAGTGGGCCCACGACTGGGTCGGCGATTACTTCCAGCGCGGTTTCGTTGTCGATCAGAGCGACAATCTCGGCGTGACCCTCGATTCGTTCACAAGCGCGGCTGCGGAGGCGATCCAGTTTGAAGGCAACATCGTCGGTCTCCCGCACGCAGCCGAGACGGTGACGTTGATATACAACACCGATATGGTCGACGAGGCACCGAAGACGGTGGCCGACATGGTGTCTATGATGAAAGAACACCACGACCCAAGCAACGGAACATACGGACTGAGCTACCCGTTCGATCCCTACTACACCAGCGCGTGGCTTCAGGCGTTCGGCGGGTACTACTTTGACCCAGACAAAGAGCAAATGCTTGGAGTCAACAAGAAACAGACCGTCCGTGGGCTTGAGTTTGCACTCGAAAACTTCAAACCGTACATGCCGAACGATCCCAAATACGAGCCACAGGCGGCCGCCTTCGCGGCGGGGAACGCGGCGTTCGCCATTAACGGGCCGTGGTATCTCGCGACACTCAACGAGAAAGGAGTGAACTACGAAGTGACGTCGCTCCCATCGCCCGATGGCGGAACGGTCAAACCCTACACCGGGATCACGATGTGGTACTTCACGAAAGCCATGGAAGAGAGCGGCGCTGACACCGCTGCCGCACGGTCGTTCATCGAGTGGTACGTAACGAACGAAGACCACCTCCTAACGCTCGCTAAAGACCAAGGTGTGATTCCGGTGCTGTCGAGTCTGGTTGGTAGCGACGAGCTGCCGAGCGAGGTACAGACGTTCTCACAGACCGTTAAACAGGGAGTACCAATGCCGACGCATCCGAAGATGAACAAGGTGTGGCCGGGGATGGAGACCGCACTCATCAGCGCGTTCAACGGGGATTCTACTGCTAAGGCCGCGCTCGATCAGGCCGCCAAAACCATCCGTAGCAACTGGGAGTAGTCGGTCATGAGCACGGTTTCGCGTGTCGCACGCCGTATCGAGGCGATCCCATTTCTCGACAAACGAGACGTCTCATTGTTGTTCGTCCTCCCCGGGCTGTTCGTCTTCGCGGCGTTCATGCTGTTTCCGGTGGTGTATCTCGTCGGGGTCTCGTTCACGAACGCCGCTCCAGCGAACCTGTTCGCCGGCGACGGGGTCGCCTCGGTGCTGACGTTCGGCGAGGCGACGTTCGTCGGTCTCCAAAACTACGTCGACGTCCTCACCGACCCGACGTTCTGGAACTCCTTCGGGGTGACGTGGCTGTTCGTCGCGACGAGCGTCGTTCTGAAGATCGGACTGAGCCTTGGTATCGCACTCGTCGTGACCAACGACCGCGTGCGCGGCAAACGGGTGATGCGGTCGTTCATCATCCTCCCGATGGGGCTGCCGGCCATCTTCACGGTCACCGTCTGGCGGGGTATCTTCAGTTCGGCCGAATTCGGGCTGGTGAACCAGGCGCTATCGGCCCTCGGGATCGGATCGGTTGCGTGGCTCTCCGAGCGGTGGCCGGCCTTTTTCGCGTACAACGTCACGGAGATGTGGCTCGCGTACCCGTTCATGGTCATCATCACCGTCAGCGCGTTACAAGACGTGCCCGAGGAACTCCACGAGGCGGCGAAAGTCGATGGTGCAGGCTTCTTCTCACGACTCCTGCACGTGACTCTCCCATCGATCAAGCGACCCGTGCTGTTCGCCTCGATCCTGACGGCGGCCGCGTCATTCCAACAGTTCCTCATCCCGTTCGTGTTCAACCAGGGCGGTCCTGCCCGGGCGAACGAACTCATCGTGGTCTACGGCTACCGGGAGGCGCTTTCGTTCTCGGAGTACGGATACGGTGCAGCTGTCAGTCTCATCGCGGTGGCGTTCATTGGCGCGTTCATGTGGCTAAATGTTAAACGTGGTCGGCTCGCTGATGGGGTGGCAGAACAGTGAGTCTCTTCAGCCGGATCAGTCGGAAACTGAAGACCGACATGCAGAATCTCGCGCGCCAGCCCGTCACTGCCGTTCGTGACGCGGTGTATACGGCTAACGGTATCAGACGCGGCGAGATATCTCCCACCGAGCCGCTGAAAACGCTTGGTGCGACTCTAGGTGCGCTCATAGTGGTGCTCGCACTTCTATTTCCGATCTACTGGATCCTGACGGCCGCCCTCTCCAGTACCGGTGGCTCGATCTACTCCTCCGGGGGGTTTCGCCTTCTTCCGGAAAACCCGACGTTACAGCCATTCCTCTGGGTGATCGGCGACCTCATCGTTCCGGGGTACACCGTTTCGATGAACGTCCCACTCACCGATCTCGCCGTCGTCGTCAATACGCCTGAGATCGTCATGCTCGACGTCTCTCAGTATGGTGTGACGAATCCATCGAACTTCAAGGAATTCCTCTGGAACAGCCTCACAGTTGCGGTCCCGACCGTCGTCATCGCCATGTGCCTGGTCGTACCGGCGGCGTACGCACTCTCACGCCGGGAGTTCATTTTCCGACGAAAGGTGCTGTTCGTGTACGTCCTGATGACACAGATCGGCGGCGGTCTCGGCGTCGCGTTGCTGATCGGACTGTACGCCGTGTACGTCCAGTTCGGCATCAACGACAGCAAGCTCGCGCTCGCAGTCTACTACGCAGCGACCGCGATCCCGTTCAACACGTGGCTATTGAAAACGTACATGGACGGGATTCCTGTCTCCTACGAAGAGGCGGCCGTCGTCGACGGTGCGCCACCATGGCGCGTCGTCACCGAGGTCATCATTCCACTTTCCACCGCGGGACTCGCCACAGTGTTCATCTTCACGTTCCTCACCGGCTGGACGGAGTTCGTGGTCGCGCAGACACTACTCACCACCGAGAACTACACTCTTCCGGTTGGGCTGTACTCGCTCATCAGCGAATATTCGATACCGTGGGCGCGCTTCTCAGCGTTCGCGCTCACCTTTGCGACACCGATCATGCTGGTGTATCTGTTTGCCCAACGATACATTGAGGGGGGCCTCTCGTTCAGCGGAATGGAGGGATAAGGCACAACTAGCCGAGCTGGCGTAGCGTCCACCACGGCCTCAATCGTCGGCATCGATCTGTTCGCCGTCGATTTATCTCTCAACAAACTCCTCGTTGCGGCCTCGAACCTGGTGCTCTCGCCGGTGGTCCGATAGCCGCCGCCGCCGAACCGGGGAAATGGTCGAATCGTTGGGTTCTATGATGTCGATGTTGGGATCGCACGTCATACCGTCACCGTTGATTGGTGCATCGTAGCTCTGATTGCGGTGCTCGATCGTTCCTGTACTG harbors:
- a CDS encoding extracellular solute-binding protein: MTTNRRTLLKHIGGTSALLAVVGCISAQKQGSSDGSGSGDGQSGSNGSSAGDTNGSGSGTAGNESGSAGSAGSAKAWYSLPEPEIPARKSAIKAFNSQSKNSLKGADISDMEKKTTSAIPAGQGAQTFEWAHDWVGDYFQRGFVVDQSDNLGVTLDSFTSAAAEAIQFEGNIVGLPHAAETVTLIYNTDMVDEAPKTVADMVSMMKEHHDPSNGTYGLSYPFDPYYTSAWLQAFGGYYFDPDKEQMLGVNKKQTVRGLEFALENFKPYMPNDPKYEPQAAAFAAGNAAFAINGPWYLATLNEKGVNYEVTSLPSPDGGTVKPYTGITMWYFTKAMEESGADTAAARSFIEWYVTNEDHLLTLAKDQGVIPVLSSLVGSDELPSEVQTFSQTVKQGVPMPTHPKMNKVWPGMETALISAFNGDSTAKAALDQAAKTIRSNWE
- a CDS encoding sugar ABC transporter permease, giving the protein MSLFSRISRKLKTDMQNLARQPVTAVRDAVYTANGIRRGEISPTEPLKTLGATLGALIVVLALLFPIYWILTAALSSTGGSIYSSGGFRLLPENPTLQPFLWVIGDLIVPGYTVSMNVPLTDLAVVVNTPEIVMLDVSQYGVTNPSNFKEFLWNSLTVAVPTVVIAMCLVVPAAYALSRREFIFRRKVLFVYVLMTQIGGGLGVALLIGLYAVYVQFGINDSKLALAVYYAATAIPFNTWLLKTYMDGIPVSYEEAAVVDGAPPWRVVTEVIIPLSTAGLATVFIFTFLTGWTEFVVAQTLLTTENYTLPVGLYSLISEYSIPWARFSAFALTFATPIMLVYLFAQRYIEGGLSFSGMEG
- a CDS encoding carbohydrate ABC transporter permease, whose protein sequence is MSTVSRVARRIEAIPFLDKRDVSLLFVLPGLFVFAAFMLFPVVYLVGVSFTNAAPANLFAGDGVASVLTFGEATFVGLQNYVDVLTDPTFWNSFGVTWLFVATSVVLKIGLSLGIALVVTNDRVRGKRVMRSFIILPMGLPAIFTVTVWRGIFSSAEFGLVNQALSALGIGSVAWLSERWPAFFAYNVTEMWLAYPFMVIITVSALQDVPEELHEAAKVDGAGFFSRLLHVTLPSIKRPVLFASILTAAASFQQFLIPFVFNQGGPARANELIVVYGYREALSFSEYGYGAAVSLIAVAFIGAFMWLNVKRGRLADGVAEQ